A window from Maribacter dokdonensis DSW-8 encodes these proteins:
- a CDS encoding arylsulfatase: MKLGNNLFFKFSVLVLIFSSCKDRNTVDEKKANDFERPNVIFIITDDQGYGDVGFHGNTIIKTPNIDALAAKSTELTNFHVGTTCAPSRAGLMTGRNSNRNNAWHTIGGCSILNEEEQTMSEVFQENGYATAMFGKWHLGDNYPFRPHDRGFDNALYHGGGGVGQTPDFWNNDYFDDTYFRNGIPEKFKGYCTDVWFNETIKYIEDQADKPFFAYLALNAPHGPFNVPQEYLDMYADANLTDTQKRFYGMISNVDDNIGKLLKYLETSGKLENTILVFTTDNGTAAGIGKKNGLTTGYNANLRGTKSSPYEGGHRVPFLIHWPKGNITSKNQKKSNDLVAHVDILPTFAALCKLEYTPKNYLDGTDVSQVFQSNTKLEDRMLVVDTQRLQWPKKDRNSCVMQGAWRLVNGDELYNIETDISQTENLSDKFPERVKNMQAFYDEWWKSTEADMHYASIPLNTPNNENVLLTVHDLHSEDPIPWNQDLIRKGEQQPKGYYLIKITEPGNYQFDLYRYPPESNFAINDTVKEIASKPNWNGLAKGIGIKVVGGQIKLNDLVFKQDGNASESHVSVTGRLENGTYRLAASFITPDTSEFPAFYVNITKL; this comes from the coding sequence AACTCGGTAACAACCTATTTTTTAAATTTTCTGTATTGGTATTGATATTCAGTTCTTGTAAGGATAGGAATACGGTTGATGAGAAAAAAGCGAACGATTTTGAACGACCTAATGTTATTTTTATAATCACAGATGATCAAGGCTATGGAGACGTAGGTTTTCATGGTAATACAATTATAAAAACGCCCAATATTGATGCTTTAGCGGCGAAGTCTACCGAGTTGACTAACTTTCATGTAGGTACAACCTGTGCGCCCTCTAGGGCGGGATTAATGACAGGTAGAAATAGTAATAGAAACAATGCTTGGCATACCATTGGGGGCTGCTCTATTTTAAATGAAGAGGAGCAAACCATGTCAGAGGTTTTTCAAGAAAATGGGTATGCAACTGCAATGTTCGGCAAATGGCATTTAGGGGATAATTACCCGTTTAGACCGCATGATCGAGGTTTTGATAACGCATTATATCACGGCGGCGGTGGTGTAGGACAAACTCCGGATTTTTGGAATAATGATTATTTTGATGATACTTATTTTAGAAACGGTATTCCAGAAAAGTTTAAAGGTTATTGTACAGATGTTTGGTTCAATGAAACTATAAAATATATTGAAGATCAAGCGGATAAACCTTTTTTTGCATATTTAGCTTTAAATGCGCCTCATGGTCCATTTAACGTACCGCAAGAGTATTTAGATATGTATGCAGATGCAAATCTTACCGATACCCAAAAACGGTTTTATGGTATGATCAGTAATGTGGATGATAACATAGGTAAGCTTTTAAAATATCTAGAAACATCTGGAAAGCTGGAAAATACAATTTTAGTATTTACGACGGATAATGGCACTGCTGCCGGCATTGGTAAAAAAAATGGATTGACTACGGGTTATAATGCAAATCTCAGAGGAACCAAAAGTAGCCCGTATGAGGGTGGTCATAGGGTGCCGTTCTTAATTCATTGGCCCAAGGGAAATATAACTTCAAAGAACCAAAAGAAAAGTAACGATTTGGTGGCACATGTAGACATCTTGCCCACTTTTGCCGCGTTATGCAAATTAGAATATACACCTAAGAACTATTTAGATGGTACCGACGTCTCCCAAGTATTCCAATCAAATACAAAATTGGAAGATCGTATGTTAGTGGTAGATACCCAACGTTTACAATGGCCCAAAAAAGATAGAAATAGTTGTGTAATGCAAGGAGCGTGGCGCTTGGTAAATGGTGATGAACTCTATAATATAGAAACTGACATAAGTCAAACAGAGAACCTTAGTGATAAGTTTCCTGAGCGGGTAAAAAATATGCAGGCATTTTATGATGAATGGTGGAAAAGTACGGAGGCGGATATGCATTATGCAAGCATTCCTTTAAACACGCCAAACAATGAAAACGTGTTGCTTACCGTTCATGATTTACATTCAGAGGATCCAATACCGTGGAATCAAGATTTGATACGGAAGGGTGAGCAACAGCCAAAGGGGTATTATTTAATAAAAATTACAGAACCGGGAAACTATCAATTCGATTTGTACCGATATCCACCAGAATCTAACTTCGCTATAAACGACACTGTAAAAGAAATAGCCTCTAAACCCAATTGGAACGGACTAGCAAAAGGTATAGGGATAAAGGTAGTTGGTGGTCAAATTAAATTAAATGACCTTGTTTTTAAGCAAGACGGAAATGCATCGGAAAGTCATGTCTCCGTTACCGGTAGGTTAGAGAACGGAACGTATAGGTTGGCTGCCAGTTTTATTACTCCAGATACATCAGAATTCCCAGCATTTTATGTAAATATTACCAAATTATGA
- a CDS encoding sulfatase-like hydrolase/transferase, with amino-acid sequence MKKRLLILLGVISCFIACKEQEKTQKKEKPNFIFLFADDYTYDAIYALGNAEIKTPNLDRLVTTGTTFTHAYNMGAWNGAVCVASRSMIISGLSVWDAQKKYEAWKKDQDLEHTWGQYMKAAGYETYMGGKWHVTAKTQKVFDYVKNERPGMPKDRWDHAAMVKTFAELPKDINPATVMPLGYNRPKDEKDTLWNPADPTHGGYWEGGTHWSEVVKNDAVAFLDETKDREKPVFMYLAFNAPHDPRQAPQEFLDMYPLEQISLPKNWQEVYPDRVGIDNDYQLRDEALAPFPRTAYATKKHIQEYYALITHLDQQLGEIWKKVEETLDPKNTYIVFTADHGLAIGKHGLIGKQSLFDHSIRAPFIICGPDIPKDKKVNTDIYIQDAMATALDLAGAPAKEKVFFNSILPLVKGTQKSSNYPSIYGSYVNSQRMIRKDGFKLLVYPKLNKLLLFSMEEDPDEMKDLATKTEYKAKVEELFGELQQLQMKMKDSLDLSATYAKFKSKI; translated from the coding sequence ATGAAAAAGCGTTTACTTATATTATTAGGGGTCATAAGTTGTTTTATTGCATGTAAAGAACAAGAGAAAACACAGAAGAAAGAAAAACCGAATTTCATTTTTTTATTTGCTGATGATTACACATATGATGCTATATACGCTTTAGGCAATGCAGAAATAAAAACGCCTAATTTGGATCGTTTGGTCACAACGGGAACCACGTTTACCCATGCTTACAATATGGGCGCGTGGAATGGTGCTGTATGTGTAGCTTCAAGATCAATGATAATATCTGGCTTAAGTGTTTGGGATGCACAAAAGAAGTATGAAGCCTGGAAGAAAGACCAAGACTTGGAACATACTTGGGGGCAATATATGAAAGCTGCGGGTTACGAAACCTATATGGGAGGCAAATGGCATGTTACCGCCAAGACTCAGAAAGTATTTGACTATGTAAAAAATGAAAGACCAGGTATGCCCAAAGATCGGTGGGACCATGCTGCTATGGTAAAAACTTTTGCAGAGTTGCCTAAAGATATCAATCCGGCAACGGTGATGCCTTTGGGATACAATAGACCAAAGGATGAAAAGGATACCTTGTGGAATCCTGCAGACCCAACACATGGTGGTTATTGGGAGGGCGGTACACATTGGAGCGAGGTCGTTAAAAACGATGCAGTTGCGTTTTTAGATGAGACCAAAGACCGAGAGAAGCCTGTTTTTATGTATTTGGCTTTTAATGCGCCACACGACCCTAGGCAAGCACCTCAAGAATTTTTGGACATGTATCCTTTAGAGCAAATTTCGCTTCCAAAAAATTGGCAAGAAGTTTACCCAGATAGAGTAGGTATAGATAATGATTACCAATTGAGAGATGAGGCTTTGGCCCCATTTCCAAGAACAGCCTATGCCACCAAAAAACACATTCAAGAATATTATGCATTAATTACGCATTTAGACCAACAACTTGGGGAAATTTGGAAAAAAGTAGAAGAAACTTTAGATCCTAAGAATACATATATAGTTTTTACTGCCGATCACGGTTTGGCCATAGGCAAACATGGGCTAATAGGCAAGCAAAGTTTGTTCGATCATAGTATACGTGCACCTTTTATAATTTGCGGACCGGATATACCTAAAGACAAAAAGGTAAATACTGACATCTATATTCAAGATGCTATGGCCACTGCGCTAGATTTAGCAGGGGCGCCAGCAAAAGAAAAGGTGTTCTTTAATAGCATATTACCACTGGTTAAGGGCACACAAAAAAGTAGTAATTACCCGTCAATTTATGGGTCATATGTTAATTCGCAGCGAATGATCAGAAAAGATGGATTTAAATTGTTGGTATACCCAAAGTTGAACAAACTATTACTTTTTAGCATGGAAGAAGACCCAGATGAAATGAAGGATTTAGCAACCAAAACAGAATATAAAGCAAAGGTGGAAGAGCTTTTTGGAGAATTGCAACAGTTACAAATGAAGATGAAAGATTCGTTAGATTTATCAGCCACTTACGCCAAGTTTAAATCAAAAATATAA
- a CDS encoding VCBS repeat-containing protein has protein sequence MLKFNWRYGCIVLLAVLLFACKGKVEEKRFTLISEKQSNIDFNNKIWETEEMHYFSFPYLYIGAGVGVGDFNNDGLEDIFFSGNLVPSKLYLNKGGFIFEDITEVAGITGDSWDNGVSIVDINQDGWLDIYVSVGGFTTENKRKNKLYVNNGDATFTEQATDYGIADSGFSTQAAFLDYDKDGDLDLYLLTHAKENTDQVEKLYTLKDGSGPSTDKLYRNNGIGPDGHPVFKNVSASAGILTEGYGLGVAVADINKDGWPDIYVANDFLASDLLYINNQDGTFSDQLSSYFSHTARNSMGIEMADFTNNGLLDIFVLDMLPESNERQKTMTANMNPQHFKETIKKGFQPQFIRNVLQLNRGEGTDGKPIYSEVGRLAGLHETDWSWAPLAADFDNDGSKDLYITNGFRRNITDHDFQDYSSQQHIFQKGTGKMREAKVVKRILDLDSIYLPNYMFKNEGELKFENKVKDWGFDKASLSNGAAYADFDNDGDLDLVVNNINAPAFLYRNNSNNNHYLQLDVIGKENNKNAYGAQVGLHFKDGTVAYQEKNPVKGYMSSSQQKLHFGLSKNKELQKVSITWPDGISGEFSPERLDTIYRIDSSTIELVNAKEKNMGSTLLTSFMLNHTHVENRGNDFIHEPLLLHQFDYNGPSTAVADCNGDGLDDIFIGGSRGNSGQLLFQQNDGTFIAKPLAEQPIYEDGGALFFDADTDGDLDLYIVSGGSAVKYFDKGHYQDRLYLNDGKGNFKYNPDALPPILASGSCAVATDFDGDGDLDLFVGGRVTPGSFPIAPKSYLLRNDAGTFTDVTLQWAPELSEIGMVTSAIFTDVDNDAEMDLLVVGEFMSITFFKKKDGKLIKTPISPSIDSAKGWWNSIVGGDFDNDGDTDYVVGNLGNNHAYKVTKEKPLRIYANDFDSNGSVDAIATRFIRDKEVSIAPRNLLATQLNSVKGVFRSYKEFAESSTQDLLRVLDTTSMQILEANEFTSMYLENTGDGKLEPIQLPLVAQFSTVQGMQVADVNFDGNLDLLAVGNLYHTEVISGYIDGGNGLVLLGDGKGGFRELPYRESGFYAPGDTKSLVQYQNSDQQPQFVVTVNNGGTKGFKYQNAKIDSIISWPKGTTTAVLELQNGKIRKVERYWGSGYLSQPAQYILKSDAIHTVEFK, from the coding sequence ATGTTGAAGTTTAATTGGAGATATGGGTGCATAGTTCTACTGGCAGTATTATTATTTGCTTGTAAAGGAAAGGTAGAGGAGAAACGATTTACGTTGATATCTGAAAAGCAATCTAATATAGATTTCAATAATAAGATTTGGGAGACAGAAGAAATGCATTATTTCTCATTTCCTTATTTATACATTGGTGCAGGTGTTGGGGTAGGAGATTTTAACAATGATGGCTTGGAAGATATTTTCTTTTCGGGTAACCTAGTGCCTTCCAAGCTCTATTTGAATAAAGGGGGCTTTATTTTTGAAGATATTACAGAGGTGGCCGGGATTACTGGTGATTCGTGGGACAATGGAGTTTCTATTGTTGACATTAATCAAGATGGATGGTTGGATATTTATGTTTCCGTTGGTGGATTCACCACTGAAAACAAAAGAAAAAACAAGCTGTATGTTAACAATGGGGATGCTACCTTTACTGAGCAAGCAACTGATTATGGCATTGCCGACAGTGGTTTTTCTACGCAAGCGGCCTTTTTAGATTATGATAAGGATGGTGACTTGGATCTGTACTTGTTAACACATGCCAAGGAGAATACAGATCAAGTAGAAAAGCTTTATACCTTAAAAGATGGGTCGGGTCCCAGTACTGATAAATTATATAGAAATAACGGTATTGGTCCAGACGGTCATCCCGTTTTTAAAAATGTATCGGCAAGTGCAGGTATTTTAACAGAAGGATATGGTCTTGGAGTAGCCGTTGCCGACATCAATAAAGATGGATGGCCCGATATTTATGTGGCCAACGATTTTTTAGCTAGTGATCTATTGTACATCAACAATCAAGATGGTACGTTTTCAGATCAATTGTCATCTTATTTTAGTCATACCGCCCGTAATAGTATGGGAATAGAAATGGCTGATTTTACGAATAATGGATTGCTTGATATTTTTGTTTTGGATATGCTTCCCGAGTCAAATGAGCGCCAAAAAACCATGACGGCAAACATGAATCCACAACACTTTAAAGAAACTATAAAAAAAGGATTTCAGCCACAGTTTATTCGTAATGTGTTGCAATTGAACAGAGGTGAGGGTACTGATGGTAAGCCAATATATAGCGAAGTTGGTCGCTTGGCAGGTTTGCATGAAACCGATTGGAGTTGGGCTCCCTTGGCAGCGGATTTTGATAATGATGGATCTAAAGATTTATATATTACGAATGGTTTCAGAAGAAATATAACCGACCATGATTTTCAAGATTATTCTAGTCAGCAACATATTTTTCAAAAGGGAACGGGTAAAATGCGCGAAGCAAAGGTTGTGAAGCGAATTTTAGACTTAGATAGTATATACTTGCCCAACTACATGTTTAAAAATGAGGGCGAATTAAAATTTGAAAATAAAGTGAAAGATTGGGGCTTTGACAAGGCTTCTTTAAGTAACGGTGCAGCCTATGCCGATTTTGACAATGATGGTGATTTGGATTTGGTGGTTAATAACATCAATGCCCCTGCATTTTTATATCGTAACAATTCAAATAATAACCATTACCTACAATTAGACGTAATAGGTAAAGAAAATAATAAGAATGCATATGGTGCACAAGTAGGATTGCATTTTAAAGATGGTACAGTGGCGTATCAAGAAAAAAATCCGGTTAAGGGATACATGTCTAGTTCTCAGCAAAAATTACATTTTGGCTTGTCAAAGAATAAAGAGTTGCAAAAAGTATCTATTACATGGCCAGATGGAATTTCAGGTGAATTTTCTCCGGAACGTTTAGATACTATTTATCGCATTGATTCATCAACAATAGAATTGGTTAACGCAAAAGAAAAAAATATGGGTTCTACCTTATTGACATCTTTCATGTTAAACCATACCCACGTAGAAAACAGGGGAAACGATTTTATCCATGAGCCCCTACTTTTACATCAGTTCGATTATAATGGCCCTTCAACTGCCGTTGCGGATTGTAACGGAGACGGTTTAGACGATATTTTTATTGGTGGTAGCCGGGGTAATTCAGGACAATTATTGTTTCAACAAAATGATGGTACTTTCATCGCTAAGCCTTTAGCCGAACAGCCTATTTATGAAGATGGAGGAGCATTGTTCTTTGATGCCGATACAGATGGCGACTTGGATCTTTATATAGTAAGTGGAGGCAGTGCGGTAAAATACTTTGATAAAGGGCATTATCAAGACAGGTTGTACTTAAATGATGGAAAGGGCAATTTTAAATATAACCCCGATGCATTACCACCAATCTTGGCAAGTGGTTCTTGTGCAGTGGCCACTGATTTTGATGGGGATGGTGATTTGGATTTGTTTGTAGGTGGTAGGGTTACACCAGGGAGTTTTCCAATTGCCCCAAAAAGTTATTTATTACGTAATGATGCGGGTACATTTACAGATGTAACCTTACAATGGGCGCCAGAACTATCGGAAATCGGTATGGTTACCTCAGCAATTTTTACTGATGTAGATAATGATGCTGAAATGGATTTGTTAGTGGTAGGTGAGTTTATGTCTATTACATTTTTTAAAAAGAAAGATGGAAAATTAATAAAAACTCCAATTTCACCTTCCATTGATTCTGCTAAAGGTTGGTGGAATAGTATCGTTGGGGGCGATTTCGATAATGATGGCGATACCGACTATGTCGTAGGTAACCTGGGCAACAACCATGCTTACAAAGTCACCAAGGAAAAACCGCTACGTATTTATGCGAATGATTTTGATAGTAATGGCAGTGTTGATGCCATAGCTACAAGATTTATCCGTGATAAAGAAGTAAGTATAGCACCTAGAAATTTATTAGCTACACAGTTAAATAGTGTAAAAGGGGTGTTTAGAAGTTATAAGGAATTTGCAGAATCTAGTACTCAAGATTTATTGCGGGTGTTAGACACTACTTCTATGCAAATTTTGGAAGCCAACGAATTTACCTCAATGTATCTGGAAAATACAGGAGATGGTAAGTTAGAACCTATTCAACTGCCGTTGGTTGCTCAATTTTCTACAGTACAGGGTATGCAAGTTGCCGATGTTAATTTTGATGGAAATTTAGATTTGTTAGCGGTAGGTAATCTATATCATACAGAGGTGATTTCTGGGTATATAGATGGTGGTAATGGATTGGTTCTGTTAGGTGATGGCAAAGGAGGTTTTAGAGAATTACCATATAGGGAAAGTGGTTTTTACGCGCCCGGTGACACCAAAAGTTTAGTTCAGTATCAAAATAGTGATCAGCAACCCCAATTTGTGGTTACGGTAAATAATGGAGGAACTAAAGGATTTAAATATCAGAATGCTAAGATAGATTCAATAATTTCTTGGCCAAAAGGCACTACTACGGCTGTCCTAGAGTTGCAGAATGGAAAAATTAGAAAAGTAGAAAGATATTGGGGTAGTGGCTACCTGTCACAACCAGCACAGTATATTTTAAAATCAGATGCAATTCACACTGTTGAATTTAAATAA
- a CDS encoding SusC/RagA family TonB-linked outer membrane protein has protein sequence MGLTKAMKLFDSWVPLILMVIGLLMSSNQYVLAQDGTVSGTVIDGSGMPLAGASVLEKGTTNGTQTDFDGNYSIGNVSDGILVFSYIGFKSKEVAISGQSIIDVVLEEDASQLDEVVVIGYGTQKKSDLTGAVSQVASKDIDKYTYSDASQALQGRMAGVSVQTQGGSPGASAVIAIRGTGTMSDAGPLYVIDGMLTGGMESLNPSDIESISVLKDASASAIYGSRAANGVVIITTKKGKRGGLSVDFDTSYGFQSVINTLDWADASQYAEISNRSDDNDGSARKPANDTEFDPSYSSDLYKESLRSAAVQNTNIRLAGGGENTLFSFSMNYFDQDGIVKYSDFKRYTARANGSFTKNKFKLETTLGLTRTVNNPNPYFNKERNILPTIRLKDSNGDWSSSDLEERGIDASPGSFYGQSSIYNELGMAALEDRTVTRNTFLGNLSPSYEIIDGLTYKLNLGLEYYNNNNYTFTPNHPVFLATGVSSGMAELNETNITYQSWLLENTLNYQKVFGNHSINLLGGYTEQETNSRSLGVIARGFPSNDIRVASAALEIQNVPSEDITSTIQSYFGRLNYVFDDRYLLTATVRRDGSSLFTDDLRWGTFPSMALGWNVSNEKFMEDNSLISDLKLRVSYGEIGSNNVSAYAIDPSLNLFSEYILGEAQTRVTGYSITQGVNQNITWETTKTTDIGAELGILDNRLRFTMDYFIKKSEDVLVGLRLPLYTGFGNEVPFNTASVENKGFEFLADYKEQLSDDFVLGVSANFSLLNNEVTALGDASPIIQGSFTSNTINSTRTDVGQPISSFYGYIVDGIYQTDAEAAAANDQVGNPSAGDFKFKDLDGDGDIDDDDRTYIGNPTPDLEYGFNLTAEYKKFDLNLFFNGVAGNEILNGTKYRGYFDLEGNYFADALNAWSPTNTSTNIPKNTRADLGFNRRMSTFYLEPGDYFRLRNAQLGYSFSDALLEKMKIKKMRLYVSATNLFTITNYTGYYPEVGRNSRGATGNNSIFNSGVDEGTYPTPREFRLGLQVSF, from the coding sequence ATGGGATTAACAAAAGCAATGAAATTATTCGACAGCTGGGTGCCATTGATTTTAATGGTCATTGGTCTTTTAATGTCGAGTAACCAATATGTCCTGGCTCAAGATGGAACAGTTTCGGGAACAGTAATCGATGGTTCGGGTATGCCACTTGCTGGAGCATCGGTTTTGGAAAAGGGTACTACAAATGGTACACAAACCGACTTTGATGGTAACTATTCTATTGGGAATGTAAGTGATGGAATTTTAGTTTTTAGTTACATTGGTTTTAAATCTAAGGAGGTCGCTATTTCTGGGCAATCCATTATTGATGTAGTGCTGGAGGAGGATGCAAGTCAATTGGATGAGGTGGTTGTAATTGGATACGGAACACAAAAGAAAAGTGATCTTACAGGAGCTGTTTCGCAAGTGGCATCCAAAGATATTGATAAATACACCTATAGCGATGCCTCTCAGGCATTACAGGGTCGTATGGCGGGGGTCAGTGTTCAAACTCAAGGTGGTTCCCCTGGGGCAAGTGCAGTTATAGCCATTAGAGGTACGGGTACGATGTCAGATGCAGGACCGTTATATGTAATCGACGGTATGTTGACCGGAGGGATGGAGTCGCTTAACCCATCGGATATTGAATCGATATCGGTTCTTAAAGATGCTTCTGCAAGTGCCATTTACGGTTCAAGGGCCGCTAACGGTGTTGTAATCATCACAACTAAAAAAGGTAAACGAGGCGGACTTTCCGTAGATTTTGATACAAGTTATGGATTTCAAAGTGTAATCAATACTCTTGATTGGGCCGATGCAAGTCAATATGCCGAAATATCAAATAGGTCAGACGACAATGACGGTTCAGCAAGAAAGCCTGCTAACGATACTGAATTTGACCCCTCATATTCAAGTGACCTGTATAAGGAATCGCTGAGGTCCGCAGCCGTTCAAAATACCAATATAAGATTGGCAGGCGGTGGGGAGAATACGCTGTTCAGCTTTTCGATGAACTATTTTGACCAAGATGGTATTGTTAAATATTCCGATTTTAAAAGATATACGGCAAGGGCTAATGGAAGTTTTACCAAAAACAAGTTTAAATTAGAAACAACCTTAGGACTAACACGAACCGTAAACAATCCGAACCCTTATTTTAACAAAGAGCGAAATATTTTGCCCACTATAAGATTGAAGGATTCCAATGGTGACTGGAGCTCATCGGATTTGGAGGAAAGAGGAATTGATGCTTCTCCTGGTTCGTTCTATGGCCAATCGTCAATCTATAATGAGTTAGGGATGGCCGCTTTGGAAGATCGTACGGTTACCAGAAATACTTTTTTAGGAAACTTGTCTCCTTCTTATGAGATTATCGATGGTCTTACTTACAAGTTGAATTTAGGTCTGGAATACTACAACAACAATAATTACACCTTTACCCCAAACCATCCCGTTTTTTTAGCAACAGGGGTGTCAAGTGGTATGGCTGAATTGAATGAAACCAACATAACGTACCAATCATGGTTATTGGAAAATACCTTGAACTACCAAAAAGTATTTGGAAATCATTCTATCAATCTACTTGGTGGGTACACCGAGCAGGAGACCAATTCAAGGTCTTTAGGGGTAATTGCCAGGGGCTTTCCTTCCAATGATATTAGGGTGGCGTCCGCTGCTTTGGAAATCCAGAATGTACCTTCTGAGGATATCACTTCCACCATTCAATCATATTTTGGTAGGTTAAACTATGTGTTCGATGACCGTTACCTTCTTACGGCCACGGTTCGTAGAGATGGGTCCTCTTTGTTTACTGATGATTTGCGATGGGGAACTTTTCCTTCTATGGCCTTGGGCTGGAACGTAAGCAACGAGAAATTTATGGAAGACAATTCCTTGATCTCCGATTTAAAGTTACGGGTCAGTTATGGAGAAATAGGTTCAAACAATGTTTCTGCCTACGCGATCGATCCATCATTGAACTTATTTAGCGAGTACATTTTGGGTGAAGCGCAGACCAGGGTTACGGGTTATTCCATCACACAAGGGGTAAATCAAAACATTACCTGGGAAACCACAAAGACCACTGATATTGGTGCCGAACTGGGTATTTTGGACAATAGGTTGAGGTTTACAATGGACTATTTTATTAAAAAATCTGAAGATGTATTGGTGGGTCTTAGACTACCCTTATACACCGGGTTTGGTAATGAGGTTCCCTTTAATACAGCCAGTGTAGAGAATAAGGGTTTTGAATTTTTAGCCGACTATAAAGAGCAGTTGTCCGATGATTTTGTATTAGGGGTTTCTGCCAATTTCTCATTGCTTAATAATGAGGTAACCGCATTGGGCGATGCTTCCCCGATCATTCAAGGGTCGTTTACATCCAATACAATTAACAGTACCAGAACCGACGTTGGTCAACCTATATCTTCTTTTTATGGGTATATCGTGGACGGAATCTACCAAACGGATGCCGAGGCTGCTGCTGCCAACGATCAAGTTGGTAATCCAAGTGCCGGAGATTTTAAGTTTAAAGATTTAGATGGCGATGGTGATATAGACGATGATGATCGTACCTATATAGGAAACCCTACGCCAGACCTTGAATATGGATTTAACCTAACGGCTGAATACAAAAAGTTTGACCTTAACCTCTTTTTCAACGGTGTTGCGGGCAATGAAATTCTAAACGGAACAAAGTATAGAGGCTATTTTGACTTGGAAGGTAACTATTTTGCAGACGCCTTAAATGCTTGGTCACCAACTAATACTTCTACTAATATACCTAAGAATACCAGAGCAGATTTAGGGTTCAATAGAAGGATGTCTACTTTTTACCTAGAGCCTGGTGATTATTTCAGGCTTCGCAATGCCCAGTTGGGTTATTCGTTCAGCGATGCACTACTTGAAAAAATGAAAATCAAAAAAATGAGATTGTATGTATCGGCAACTAATCTGTTTACCATTACCAATTATACTGGTTATTATCCAGAGGTAGGAAGAAACAGTAGGGGAGCTACAGGAAACAACAGTATTTTCAATTCAGGGGTAGACGAAGGTACATATCCAACACCAAGGGAGTTTAGACTAGGATTACAAGTATCATTTTAA